One Nerophis ophidion isolate RoL-2023_Sa linkage group LG06, RoL_Noph_v1.0, whole genome shotgun sequence genomic region harbors:
- the zbtb48 gene encoding telomere zinc finger-associated protein, whose product MHAATHAQRVLSTLNQQRAAGSFCDTLLKVSDGAIYAAHRGVLACFSRAFQGADMSAAKELSLQECCGEGLEVLLDFVYTGQLKLDPAVLDKVQSAAASLCVPEALALCQRFRDTPADAPLKRGRGRPRKTETDVFSEDKTPTVAKEECGSDVLAGGGNALATTRSGRVVKGPRRLMADEDDGAPPPFCHDMAEQTTGESQASEPPSDTDAGEDFDAAVPDSDEEYVPVRQSGPGEAPSPRETNGDNGDAAGDESSSSVQCPVCRKVFKSKYYLKVHNRRHTGEKPFGCQKCGKRYFRKENLMIHEVRHCTTPQTYACPTCSTTFPGKEELRAHVVSHTGQTPYKCSTCAEHFMYKKNLTAHMMKVHGHPKPHACPQCPKTFLTRSELRVHEASKHRGEKPFVCEECGHRASSRNGLQMHIKAIHRNERPFVCSVCNHAFSQKNNLNMHLRVHSGERPYQCHLCGKTFRTQASLDKHHRTHTGERPFPCDACERRFSEKGALLRHKASKHEEGRPHCCHICSKTFKAKEQLSVHLRRHKGMRKFECGDCGYKFTRQAHLRRHHQIHKRTENYNPRQRKLRNVVVDEEEDDDAGADGDFAAGTPAVVTETLAPLPTASGLDLDCVVSVVIE is encoded by the exons ATGCACGCTGCCACACACGCCCAGCGTGTCCTGTCCACCTTGAACCAGCAGAGGGCGGCGGGGAGTTTCTGCGACACCCTGCTGAAAGTGTCGGACGGCGCCATCTACGCCGCCCACCGCGGCGTCCTGGCCTGCTTCAGCCGCGCCTTCCAGGGCGCAGACATGTCCGCCGCCAAAGAGCTGAGCCTCCAGGAGTGCTGCGGCGAGGGACTGGAGGTCCTGCTGGACTTTGTCTACACGGGACAACTCAAGCTGGACCCCGCCGTCCTGGACAAGGTGCAGAGCGCGGCGGCGAGTCTGTGCGTCCCCGAGGCGCTGGCGCTGTGTCAGCGGTTCCGGGACACGCCCGCGGACGCTCCTCTCAAGCGGGGGCGAGGCAGGCCCAGAAAGACGGAGACGGACGTCTTTTCGGAGGATAAAACGCCGACCGTCGCCAAAGAGGAGTGCGGCTCGGACGTGCTTGCAGGAGGCGGGAACGCGCTCGCCACCACCCGCTCTGGTCGGGTGGTCAAAGGTCCCAGGCGGCTGATGGCGGACGAGGACGATGGAGCCCCGCCTCCTTTTTGCCATGACATGGCTGAGCAGACGACGGGTGAAAGTCAG GCCAGCGAGCCGCCGAGCGACACCGACGCGGGCGAGGACTTTGACGCAGCCGTCCCGGACTCCGACGAGGAGTACGTTCCCGTCCGCCAGTCCGGTCCCGGCGAGGCACCGTCCCCGCGGGAGACCAACGGCGACAATGGCGACGCGGCGGGGGACGAGTCCAGCAGTTCTGTGCAGTGTCCCGTCTGCCGCAAAGTGTTCAAGAGCAAATACTACCTCAAAGTCCACAACAG AcgacacaccggagagaaaccctTTGGTTGCCAGAAATGCGGGAAGCGTTACTTCCGGAAGGAGAATCTGATGATCCACGAGGTCAGACATTGCACCACACCACAG ACGTACGCATGTCCCACATGCTCGACCACCTTCCCAGGCAAAGAGGAGCTGCGTGCACACGTGGTTTCACACACGGGACAGACGCCCTACAAG TGCTCAACGTGCGCCGAACACTTCATGTACAAGAAGAACCTGACGGCTCACATGATGAAGGTCCACGGACACCCCAAACCACACGCT TGCCCTCAGTGTCCCAAAACCTTCCTAACGCGCTCGGAGCTGCGCGTGCACGAGGCGTCCAAGCATCGCGGCGAGAAGCCCTTTGTGTGCGAGGAGTGCGGCCATCGAGCCTCCAGTCGCAACGGCCTGCAGATGCACATCAAAGCCATCCACAG GAACGAGCGTCCCTTCGTGTGCAGCGTCTGCAACCACGCCTTCTCCCAAAAGAACAACCTCAACATGCACCTGCGCGTGCACAGCGGCGAGCGGCCCTACCAGTGTCACCTGTGCGGCAAAACCTTCCGAACGCAAG CCAGCCTGGACAAACACCACCGCACGCACACGGGCGAGCGTCCCTTCCCGTGCGACGCCTGCGAGCGGCGCTTCTCCGAGAAAGGCGCGCTCCTTCGCCACAAGGCCAGCAAGCACGAGGAGGGTCGGCCTCACTGCTGCCATATTTGTAGCAAGACCTTTAAGG CCAAAGAGCAACTGAGCGTTCACCTGCGGCGACATAAAGGCATGCGGAAGTTTGAGTGTGGCGACTGCGGATACAAGTTCACCCGACAG GCACACCTGCGCCGCCACCACCAGATCCACAAGCGCACGGAGAACTACAACCCGCGCCAGAGGAAGCTGAGGAACGTGGTCGTGGACGAGGAGGAGGACGACGACGCGGGAGCCGACGGCGACTTCGCGGCAGGAACCCCGGCGGTCGTCACGGAAACGCTGGCCCCCTTGCCGACGGCCTCCGGCCTGGACTTGGACTGCGTGGTGAGCGTGGTCATCGAGTAG